The Raphanus sativus cultivar WK10039 unplaced genomic scaffold, ASM80110v3 Scaffold0478, whole genome shotgun sequence DNA window AAGCAACATCTGTTTTCTTACTTTAGCAAGTGGGATGGATCCATTGTTCTGTACTAACTGCAGAGCAGATAGATCAAAGAGGGGAGTCTCAGAATCCACTTTCATGCCGTTTTCCTGAAACAGAACATCGTTGAACTGCTCAAGCCTGTTCttcaagcaaaacaaaacaaaaaaaaagaaaaaagaatgatAAAGAAATGATTTCTAATGTGGTAAGCAGAAACTGGAGATTTAATTTAAAAGAGTGGTGGTAACAAACAACACTTAACGTGATTCTGTAGAAACACATGTGAGATTGATCACTGGGACTAGTAAGAGGGTTGAGGAAAGCAGATCCTCCTTTACCCCAAGTAACTGTGGATTCACGGCCAAAGAACAACCTGTTTGGAAACGTTCTCCACGTTGTTTCCTTCGGTGGAGTTTTATCCATTGCACCAACACATGCCTTCTTCATTCCCGCCGCCTGAGAATAAGACGTTAAGACCAAAGCCAAAGACATAACACCCCCCCAAAAAAACAAGGTTGGTTACTTACTTGTCCTCCTTGGATATAGCAAAGGAACCTCGGTTTCCACATGTTGGATCCGAAAGATGCATACCAGACATCAACCTTTGCGAGTTCACTTCTCCAAGATGCAGTTTCAGACTCTCCAGCCATTGTTATCTTATCTTCCAACGATCAGGGTGATAAGGTCAACGAGAACTCCCCAACTCTCAAGTAGTATTCAAAGTATCTTATTGTATATTAGAAACTAAGTATCAACCAATCACAGCCTCACAAGTTAGAGTTTACGTAGAACCAATGGTTGATgataaatcttttattttccaATAAATTCAGCTTAACATAATTAATTCCCCCTCCCACCAATGTTTATTGTCTTATCTTTTGACAAATGGTAACATGTAACAAATGTTCACTATAATATGACAGTTTTCTAAAACCGTGCGGTTTCAATAGTGTAACTGAATAAACTCAGCTCCAAATAATAATCTTAGAGAGGTTTAGAAGCAGCATTGTCTATGTAAgcctcagcttcttcttcagaGAATATTCCTCCTTCAACAAGTCCTCTTATAAAAGTGTTGGCATAGGCTTTTGCAGGAGGTCTTAGTGGGATTTCACCAGATGTAAACTTCTCAACAAGAGACAATGTGcaactgcaaacaaaaaaagttatcaGGAACCAATGAAGTTGGAAGAGAGCATTTGTCTTAAGGGAAACTTACGTCATTGTAAGTATAGGTATGTCGCCTTCTCTTCCCATACAGACAACGTTTCCATACCAAGGAGCCTGTGAAACATGACCATACATGAATGTAATTAAACGTGACTATTATTCTTTAAGCGTATTAATCAAACATTTTGGTGTTTTGACTAACCAAATCAGCTTCAAGTGGAGTGGATCCATTGTTCTCTACTAACTTGAGAGCAGTTAGATCAAAGATTGGAGAATCAAAATCCACGTTCAAGCCATTTTCCTGAAACAGAACATCGTTGAACTGCTCGAGACTGTTTCAAGAAAGACACTAGTGGAGATAAGCAAGAAAGATCACGTGATTCTAATGAGGTAAAAgcagcaaaaaagaaaaaaaaaacaagaaattaaAGAGTGGTAAAAACACTTAACGTGATTCTGTACAAACACATGTGAGTTTGATCAGTGAGATTAGTAAGAGGGTTGAGGAAAGCAACTCCTCCTTGACCCCAAACATTTGTAGATTCACGGCCAAAGAACAACCTGTTGGGATATAATCCCCACGTTATTCCCTTTGGTGGACTTTTATCCATTGAACCAACACATGGCTTTGTCATTCCCTctacctgaaaaaaaaaagctagatGTGACAACTAATACCGAAGCTAAGACTtgacctaaaaaaaaaaagatggaacaGTGTTACTTACTTGTCCTCCTTCAATATAGCAAAGGAACCTTTGTTTCCACATGTTGGATCCGAAAGAGGCATACCAAACGTCAACCTTTGAGAGATCACTTCTCCAAGAAGATGTGGAAACCTTAGTATCTACTTGGTGGTTTTCAATGTTGAGTTTGGACATTTGATCCATGATTTCATGAGCGTTGTCTTTAGCTTCAGAGTTGGAGTTTGAGGTAATGACAATCTAGAATGAATAAACAAAGGAAGTTTTGTGATGTGAGAATCAGAGACTGGCTAAGAAAAAGAAGATCAAGCAGAGAAAGGTGCATAACTGGAGTAGGAGTTTTCTGATCAATAAGATTTGATGATAGTTCATCTGCAAGTGAAGGCCAATAAGTACACAGCCTCTTGCGTACCTAAACCCAGAAGAAACATATGAGCGTTGCCGACAAGTAACGTAGGCACTATATGGATGATACAGAGCCATACATACCGCTTGTATGACACGCCATGTCGACATGAATGGCATTGCTTCACAAGAACCTTGAATTGGTTTGTCTTCAAGCAAAACTTGGACACACGCAAGTGAAGACTTTGCAGTTGAGTCAAGATTGTACCCTCCCTCTAACGCCATCACAATCTTTCCTTGTGCAAACTCCATAAGCTGTAAAGAACATTAATGAGATCAATCCAAGTTTATATGACTTATCTCAAAATAAGCAGTTCATTACTTCAACACCAACCTTCTTCAACATAACTGAATAACCATATGGTGTAACACGGCAACCGCCGAGTGGATCACCAATAGCTGTTAAGAGGAAGTTGAAAAGGTTACAACACCTCTTAACATGACATAgccttgaaaaaaaattgattaaaccTTATATACCTGCATCAAAGCCAGCTGATAACAAGATAATATCAGGATTGAACTCCTTAGCCACAGGAATCAAGATATGGTCCCAAGCAGCAAGATAATCTGCATCTCCACATCTTCCTTGCTCCCACGGAACGTTTATGTTGAACCCTTCACCTGGACCTTCCCCAACCATGCTATAATCTCCCTCATCACCCCCTGGATAGAAGCTTCCACCCTCGTGCCTAGTCACAAATGCACATTCAGTAACATTCAAAATAGTATTGAAAGAAGAGTAGAAAACAGAGGTACCTATGAACAGAGAAAACTAGTACACGAGGATCTCGCCAGAACATCTTCTGCGTGCCGTTTCCGTGATGGACATCCCAATCAACAATCAGAATCTTCTTCACACCTAGATCAGGCTGCATTTAAGTAAAAACCAAAAATGAGTTTGGGACCAAAGGAATCTGAATAAGTAATAATACTAGAGAAGTCATTACTCTTTCGTTAAGTAAATAGCTAGCAGCGACTGCAACATTGTTGAAAAAACAGAACCCCATGGCTTTATCTGCCTCAGCATGATGCCCTGGAGGCCTGACAATAGCAAACCCACTATCTAACTCTCCTTTGGCAACTTTCTCCGTCACCTGTTGAAAATTGCAAGATCATTCAAATGGGATCGATCTCAACAAGTGATTAATATGCATTTCAAGTGTTACTACCTCTACAACAGAACCAGCTGCAAGATATGCAGCTTCAGATGAACCTCCATTTATGTATATAGAATTCAACAGTGAAGCAATCCTGTCTCTCTGATCATCTTTCTTCTTTGTGCTTAAACTCTTAACTAGATTAACATGGTCCGTTGTGTGAACCAGCTGGAGGTGCTTATCCTCTGCTTTGGTACCACCAAGAACCACACATCTTCAAAATGAAAGACCATAGAATGTCATTTGAGCAGAATCAAATTACAAATCTAGATGGATAAACTTCCCAGAGGGTTGTATAGTATTACCAGTATTCTAAAAATCGATCTAGATGGCCCCTATGCATCCAACTAATCGGCAAATCATACctaaatgaaacaatttttctgaagcaattttttttttttttaaagaataggACTAGTCACCATGCTAATCAATAATTCCATATAAAGCACCTAACTAGGGCCTAACGATTTCTTTAATTCTGACTCAAAGAAAGAGCCAgagaaagtttgaaacttttcTTCACAAACACACAAGCTAGACATAACTCTAAACCCATGAACAAAAGGTAGCACTTTATGAAGAATTTGAACTAAAAGAAATGTCTTTAAAAGAAGCAAAGTGAGGCCCATTTCTAAAAAACCACCAAACTTGACTAAAGTTTCAGCAGCAAGTTTCTCCATTTTCGCTACCCAGAACAAATCGGGTGAAGAGTAAAGTATGAACCTTTGAGTGACACCGGAGAGCTGAAGCTTCTCCCAGATGACTCTGATACGATCGGGACGCTCAGGGTGAGCCTCGCCGTCAGGTGTGTCGTGCTTGCACATGGTCTCGTCGTAAACAAGACCCACCTTTCGCTGGACTTTCCCGTTATTGGATTCACCGTTACAGTCTCCGGAGTTGTTAACGGAAGATTCTACGGCCGTGTCCATCTGAAAGGGACGTGAAAGGTCTTATCTTTAGACGATCAAGGAGAGGACGTGAAGGAGAACTATACAAACTATGAAAGATTCCAAAGTGTATGCAACTTTATAAAcgtcttattttattttttttaatcccCACTTGTCATTTATTTAAGCCTTTGATTGTGCAAgtagttttgagtttttagatttagtttctggtttttagatattacttttttatatgtttatgtagtttttgttttttatttcataaaatttaattggatatttattagtttttttttaaaatgtgacATGTGAGTTATGTAGTTTAGattactaaattaataaatcaaaatttataaataatatatttcatcaataaaatatgtatcttggtttataaaattataaaaaaataaacagttaAGTTTACTTTATTGATAAGTTAAAATAAATCTTAGCATACTATATTTTAGAtgtcaaaaaattatttgtaataagctttaatgattttgaatagttattattttagagatgaaaaaagaagaatagttattattttagcagtttattctttttatattaatgCATAAATCTAGGAATacttaaactaaatttaaaataactcacaattatttaaaagaaacctAGAAATTTGGACTTTAGTTTATGAGTAGAAATTAGTAGTTGTTTGCTCAATCCGATTTACTATCTTtatgaaatttatgttttagaaatCTTGATTAGTATAGAAAATAGTTTATAGAGAAACATTAAAAACTGATTAAAAGTTCACAAACAATCaacatcttaatttttttttagttcttatCATTTAGAAGGAAGTGAAAGAGAGACTTAACAACTTCAAGTCTCAACCAATTTTTATCCGAAAAGTCGCATGTTTCGAAGACCAATGGCTTAGAAGCCGACAAGAAATAAAGGTAGGCAACTAGGCATTATGAGGTCCGGTTCGTGGTTAATTCAGTTTGTGTAGTGTGGTATTTGGTTACTTGGCTTATGAAATTGGTTACTTGGTTTATGAAATTGATAATATTCTTTAATCGGGCTTTGATAATGACGATGAAGAACATAGACTGTGATTGTATAGCATCATTGGCGAGAATATTatggaacaaaagaaaatttttgCTTACTCTAAAACATGCTAAAAGTAGAATAATATGTTACTCCACTTTTgtcaaaagtaaaaatttactcttatttccatttttttctttccaaagatttcaactttcttttctttcgtCCATTTACTCTAATTCTATCCAATCACATTCAGTCATTTTCAACCAAACTGCAAAATATCATTTTAGGgtagttttttatattaaaatcatCTCCAACCTAACTTTAAACATtacactattttagtgtaaCATTCTAATTTAACATTAAATTTGGTGTGATACTATTTACAATACTAAAGTACTACTCAATGtactaaattattaattatttattttattaataaataaataattaaaatgacaaataaaaaataaataaatataatattataaataatttttaatgtgaAAGTTAGcattttttgaatgaatgttaaatttattcaatcatttttttttacaaagaatGCATCTTGTAtctaaaaaaaatgttgttaaaaagtaaaaactaataTTCTTAGCCTATTTAGAAAGTTAGTGTTAAGGTTAGAAAATAACCTTTTTAATGCTAAAACTACGCTATTTAATGTAGTGTTGTAGATCGGAGATGTTGTGATAAGAAAAAGTCTTCAAATGATTATGATTCCCCTCACGTAAACGTCGCTTATGTCCAACATGTAACTTAGTATATTGTCTTGTATTCGGTGATAATTATATTCTCTCATGATTGATGAATGATAGCTTTAGTCTTTCTTTTATTAGTTTCTTCATGGATCAACTTTCTACTAAATTATTACTAAATCTAAATGCTTAAAAGCGTGACTTCAACATTTCTTATAGAATTATAATGAAATGACAACATAACGTGCGATGTTGAACAAGCAACTTGGGAAggaaaatcatttttaacaGTTGAATTAATCAATTAAACTGAATTATGTTTTCTAAAAAGTACGCATTCTAAAAATTTAGGATGAAGAAACAATAAACATCGTTAGCATCCTTCCAATGTGAAATTAGCTAAGAAATTCACGATTTACACCAGAATGATCATATATATCGTTAACTTCCAAGTGCTTTATATAAAGTTAGAACCAGATATTCAAAACTATCTTAGTTACACTCTTtggtttgttcaaaaaaaagttagtCTTTGATCAGTGATCACATATCCAAATGACTACTAGGTATTAAATCTCTTAGAGATGTTAAACCACTCAAATCAGGTTGGTGGATCTAAGTGAAAATACTTTGAAATCAGTACACCATTGTTGGCGAAGAGTCGCTAGAAATGTTAAGCAAAAGACATTGGCGATTGagtcattttataattatatgtcaACTAAAACAAAGAATCTTATTTACACTAATATACTCattctgtttcaaaatatagTTAGTTTTGGAAAGAAAAGTTTGTTTCACAGTATAAATAGTTTACATATTTCaatgcatattttttttattggatattatGTGACCAATGAAATAATATTAGgttttttataattggttgaaataattaactaaatggtatatttttttaaataataactttctaaatttgtgtgttttaaataaaactatttacaattaaaaacGGAGAGACTAGTGTTTTTTTTACTACAGAGCAGTGgtatattcaatttaacattgcTTTATGTTAGCTAATAAATATTGACTTCGTTTTTCGTATTTCTTAAGATCACAAGATTCAGGGGCGGCTTAAATGGGGGCCAATGTGATGCGCCCCATGGCCCACAAGAAATGGGTCTACGTTTTTTAATTCAACCATAATCATAACTctatttatttgaataaatacattaaattcTCAACTTTATCACCACAATTAATTCCAGCAATCCATTAGACACCTAGTGGGCGTATCATACATTTTTCATacaaatttatacatatatgacacttatacatttttcatataaatttataaatataaatatggaaCATAAATAAACAAGTGGGTGTATTAAAAAAACTCTAGtcaaatttaaactaaaaactgAATATTTCAGTTTGGTGCGGTTGGGCTGGTTTGAGTCAACATGCCAGGTTGAACACTGGTCTTAAATCTTAATCtagttttttgtttaaagtAACAGAAAATAAgatcatttatatataaatttttttcactACGATCAAATCTACCAGAGTAAGACCAAGAGGCTGAAATCATCTCACAACAA harbors:
- the LOC130502273 gene encoding histone deacetylase 5-like, which encodes MDTAVESSVNNSGDCNGESNNGKVQRKVGLVYDETMCKHDTPDGEAHPERPDRIRVIWEKLQLSGVTQRCVVLGGTKAEDKHLQLVHTTDHVNLVKSLSTKKKDDQRDRIASLLNSIYINGGSSEAAYLAAGSVVEVTEKVAKGELDSGFAIVRPPGHHAEADKAMGFCFFNNVAVAASYLLNERPDLGVKKILIVDWDVHHGNGTQKMFWRDPRVLVFSVHRHEGGSFYPGGDEGDYSMVGEGPGEGFNINVPWEQGRCGDADYLAAWDHILIPVAKEFNPDIILLSAGFDAAIGDPLGGCRVTPYGYSVMLKKLMEFAQGKIVMALEGGYNLDSTAKSSLACVQVLLEDKPIQGSCEAMPFMSTWRVIQAVRKRLCTYWPSLADELSSNLIDQKTPTPIVITSNSNSEAKDNAHEIMDQMSKLNIENHQVDTKVSTSSWRSDLSKVDVWYASFGSNMWKQRFLCYIEGGQVEGMTKPCVGSMDKSPPKGITWGLYPNRLFFGRESTNVWGQGGVAFLNPLTNLTDQTHMCLYRITLEQFNDVLFQENGLNVDFDSPIFDLTALKLVENNGSTPLEADLAPWYGNVVCMGREGDIPILTMTCTLSLVEKFTSGEIPLRPPAKAYANTFIRGLVEGGIFSEEEAEAYIDNAASKPL
- the LOC108828275 gene encoding histone deacetylase 5, which gives rise to MAGESETASWRSELAKVDVWYASFGSNMWKPRFLCYIQGGQAAGMKKACVGAMDKTPPKETTWRTFPNRLFFGRESTVTWGKGGSAFLNPLTSPSDQSHMCFYRITLEQFNDVLFQENGMKVDSETPLFDLSALQLVQNNGSIPLAKSGWYGNVVCVGKESGIPILTMTCTLSVLEKFISGEVPLRPPAKAYANSLVMGLVEGGRLSEEEAWAYIDNAASKPL